The Miscanthus floridulus cultivar M001 chromosome 17, ASM1932011v1, whole genome shotgun sequence genome has a window encoding:
- the LOC136514914 gene encoding shaggy-related protein kinase kappa-like, which translates to MAFSGQRHGGVGSSSRPGNGFKGAANSVEFLGREMLGMQLRGAKPDTDDEREMGSSSDVTDSSSNEAGHVIVTTIHGRNGLPKQSVTYIAEHVVGTGSFGVVYQAKCRETGEIVAIKKVLQDKRYKNRELQIMHMLDHPNIIGLKHYFFSTTERDELYLNLVLEFVPETVNRIARQYNRMNQRMPLIFVKLYTYQICRALAYIHNCIGICHRDIKPQNVLVNPHTHQLKICDFGSAKVLVRGEPNISYICSRYYRAPELIFGATEYTTTIDLWSTGCVMAELLLGQPLFPGESGVDQLVEIIKVLGTPTREEIKCMNPNYTEFKFPQIKAHPWHKVFQRRLPPEAVDLVSRFLQYSPNLRCTALEACMHPFFDELRDPNTRLPNGRPLPPLFNFRSQELKGVPPEVVERLVPEHSRRQSLFMALRT; encoded by the exons ATGGCGTTTTCTGGGCAGAGGCACGGTGGTGTTGGGAGCTCCTCGAGGCCAGGGAATGGTTTCAAGGGGGCAGCCAACTCGGTGGAGTTTCTGGGTAGGGAGATGCTGGGAATGCAACTGAGGGGTGCCAAGCCGGATACAGATGATGAAAGG GAGATGGGGTCAAGTTCAGATGTGACTGATAGTTCTAGTAATGAAGCTGGTCATGTAATAGTGACTACAATTCATGGGCGCAACGGCCTGCCTAAACAG TCTGTCACATACATCGCtgaacatgtggttggaactgGTTCTTTTGGGGTTGTATATCAG GCAAAATGCCGAGAAACAGGAGAAATTGTTGCCATAAAAAAGGTTCTTCAAGATAAGCGTTATAAGAACAGAGagctgcaaatcatgcatatgctTGACCATCCTAACATCATTGGTCTTAAGCATTACTTCTTTTCAACAACTGAAAGGGACGAGCTTTATCTCAATCTTGTTCTTGAGTTTGTTCCAGAGACAGTAAACAGGATTGCAAGGCAGTACAACCGAATGAATCAGCGGATGCCCCTCATTTTTGTCAAACTGTACACGTACCAG ATATGTCGAGCGCTTGCTTATATACATAACTGCATTGGCATATGCCACCGTGATATCAAACCGCAGAATGTTCTT GTTAACCCACATACACACCAACTCAAAATTTGCGATTTTGGAAGTGCTAAAGTATTG GTCAGAGGAGAGCCAAACATCTCCTACATATGCTCAAGGTATTACCGAGCACCAGAGCTCATATTTGGGGCAACGGAATATACTACTACTATTGATTTGTGGTCAACAGGCTGTGTCATGGCAGAGCTGCTTCTAGGACAG CCTCTGTTTCCTGGAGAAAGTGGAGTCGACCAACTAGTTGAGATCATCAAG GTTTTGGGTACTCCAACAAGGgaagagatcaagtgcatgaacCCAAACTACACGGAGTTCAAGTTCCCACAAATTAAAGCTCATCCGTGGCACAAG GTTTTTCAAAGAAGGCTTCCACCTGAAGCAGTGGATCTTGTTAGCAGGTTTCTACAGTACTCACCAAATCTACGGTGCACTGCT TTGGAAGCCTGTATGCACCCTTTCTTTGATGAGCTGAGAGACCCAAACACTCGTCTACCGAATGGTCGGCCTCTGCCGCCTCTCTTCAACTTCAGATCTCAAG AACTGAAAGGTGTTCCCCCAGAAGTTGTCGAACGCCTTGTCCCAGAGCACTCGAGAAGGCAGAGTCTGTTCATGGCGCTACGGACCTAG
- the LOC136516609 gene encoding prolycopene isomerase, chloroplastic-like — translation MAASALASRALRPPHGGHAAAPSPRPRLRARSANAAAAPRARCRAVAADERPADPAFPEGQNRGISGAVERPEADVVVIGSGLGGLCCAGLLARYGQDVLVLESHDRPGGAAHSFDIKGFNFDSGPSLFSGFQSRGPQANPLAQVLDALGQSVPCASYDSWMVYVPEGQFLSRIGPTEFLKDLEMFVGVDAVQEWKKLLDAVIPMSAAAMALPPLSIRGDLGILSTAAGRYAPSLLKSFIQMGPQGALGATKLLRPFKEVVDSLGLKNPFVRNWIDLLCFLLAGVKSDGALSAEMVYMFAEWYKPGCLLEYPLGGTGAIIDALVSGIEKFGGRLALRSHVEKILIENGRAVGVKLQSGQVVRAKKAVVSNASMWDTLDLLPPNVVPKTYEDRVKATPQCESFMHLHLGFDAENAREDLGIHHIVVDDWNKGVDGEQNVVLISVPSVLSKDLAPPGKHILHAYTPGTEPFSLWEGLDRKSAEYRRLKEERSEVMWKAVELALGPKFSREKCDVKLVGTPLTHRRFLRRNRGTYGPAIKAGEATFPGQATPIPQLFCCGDSTFPGIGVPAVAASGAIVANTLVPVSQHSELLDAVGI, via the exons ATGGCCGCCTCGGCATTGGCCTCCCGCGCGCTGCGGCCTCCGCACGGCGGCCACGCTGCCGCCCCTTCGCCGCGTCCGCGTCTGCGTGCGCGCTCGGCAAACGCCGCTGCCGCTCCAAGGGCGCGCTGCCGCGCGGTGGCTGCGGACGAGCGCCCCGCCGACCCCGCGTTCCCCGAGGGCCAGAACCGCGGGATTTCCGG GGCGGTGGAGCGGCCGGAGGCGGACGTCGTTGTGATAGGCAGCGGGCTTGGCGGGCTGTGCTGCGCCGGCCTCCTGGCGAGGTACGGCCAGGACGTGCTGGTGCTCGAGAGCCATGACCGCCCGGGCGGCGCCGCGCACTCGTTCGATATCAAGGGCTTCAACTTCGATTCAGGGCCATCCTTGTTCTCCGGATTCCAGTCCAGAGGCCCCCAGGCAAATCCACTTGCTCAG GTCCTTGATGCGTTAGGCCAATCAGTCCCTTGCGCGTCTTATGACTCTTGGATGGTTTATGTACCTGAAGGACAATTCCTCTCACGGATAGGGCCAACCGAATTCCTCAAG GACCTTGAGATGTTTGTTGGTGTTGACGCTGTCCAGGAGTGGAAAAAACTTCTT GATGCAGTTATTCCTATGTCTGCAGCTGCAATGGCTTTGCCTCCGCTTTCCATTCGAGGCGATTTGGGCATTCTATCTACAGCTGCCGGTAGATATGCTCCTTCGTTGTTGAAATCATTCATACAAATGGGACCCCAAGGAGCTCTGGGCGCTACAAAACTGTTACGTCCATTCAAAGAAGTTGTTGATTCACTGGGGCTGAAAAATCCCTTTGTTCGTAATTGGATCGATCTCCTGTGCTTTCTACTTGCTGGAGTTAAATCTGATGGTGCTCTTTCTGCAGAAATG GTTTATATGTTTGCAGAATGGTACAAACCAGGATGCTTGCTTGAGTACCCTCTGGGTGGAACTGGAGCAATCATAGATGCCCTCGTGAGTGGTATTGAAAAATTTGGTGGCAGACTTGCTCTTCGTTCTCATGTTGAAAAGATCTTAATCGAAAATGGTCGAGCAGTTGGTGTCAAGCTACAAAGTGGACAA GTTGTCCGTGCAAAGAAAGCGGTTGTTAGCAATGCATCTATGTGGGATACTTTGGATCTGCTACCACCAAATGTtgtcccaaaaacatatgaagatAGAGTGAAAGCAACTCCACAATGTGAATCGTTTATGCATCTCCACCTTGGTTTTGATGCAGAG AATGCTAGAGAGGACCTTGGGATCCATCACATTGTGGTTGATGATTGGAACAAAGGAGTTGATGGTGAACAAAATGTTGTGTTGATATCTGTTCCTAGTGTTCTTAGTAAGGACCTGGCACCACCTGGAAAGCACATTCTTCATGCATATACTCCAGGGACAGAACCTTTCAGTTTGTGGGAGGGACTGGACAGGAAAAGTGCAGAATATCGAAGATTGAAGGAAGAACGTTCTGAG GTGATGTGGAAAGCTGTGGAGCTTGCCCTTGGCCCAAAATTTAGCCGTGAAAAATGCGACGTGAAATTGGTCGGGACACCACTGACACACAGGAGATTTCTCCGAAGGAATAGGGGAACCTATGGTCCAGCCATAAAAGCTGGAGAAGCCACTTTCCCTGGGCAAGCAACACCAATTCCCCAGCTCTTCTGCTGCGGTGACTCGACTTTTCCAGGGATCGGAGTGCCGGCGGTCGCGGCCAGCGGCGCAATCGTCGCGAACACGCTGGTTCCGGTGTCGCAGCATTCGGAGCTCCTTGACGCTGTTGGAATTTGA